A single Oryza brachyantha chromosome 8, ObraRS2, whole genome shotgun sequence DNA region contains:
- the LOC102715500 gene encoding obg-like ATPase 1, whose amino-acid sequence MPPKASKKDAAPAERPLLGRFSSHLKIGIVGLPNVGKSTFFNIVTKLSIPAENFPFCTIEPNEARVNVPDERFDWLCQLHKPKNEVCAYLEINDIAGLVRGAHAGEGLGNAFLSHIRAVDGIFHVLRAFEDKEVTHIDDSVDPVRDLETIGEELRLKDIEFVRNKIEDLEKSMKRSNDKQLKIEHELCEKVKAHLEDGKDVRFGDWKSADIEILNTFQLLTAKPVVYLVNMSEKDYQRKKNKFLPKIHAWVQEHGGETIIPFSCAFERNLADMPQDEAAKYCAENQITSVISKIIKTGFAAIHLIYFFTAGPDEVRCWQIRRQTKAPQAAGTIHTDFERGFICAEVMKFEDLKELGSESAVKAAGKYRQEGKTYVVQDGDIIFFKFNVSGGGKK is encoded by the exons atgcCGCCCAAGGCGTCCAAGAAGgacgccgcccccgccgagCGCCCCCTCCTCGGCCGCTTCTCCTCCCACCTCAAGATCGGAATC GTTGGGTTACCAAATGTTGGCAAATCCACCTTCTTTAACATAGTGACAAAGCTGTCTATCCCAGCCGAGAATTTCCCTTTCTGCACCATTGAACCAAATGAGGCACGGGTTAATGTTCCAGATGAGAGATTTGATTGGCTTTGCCAACTTCACAAGCCAAAGAATGAg GTGTGTGCATATCTGGAAATCAATGACATAGCTGGGCTTGTTAGAGGAGCCCATGCGGGGGAGGGTTTGGGCAATGCCTTCCTATCCCATATACGTGCTGTTGATggaatttttcatgtattga GAGCATTTGAAGACAAAGAAGTTACTCATATTGATGATTCAGTGGATCCTGTTAGAGATTTGGAAACTATTGGCGAAGAGCTGAGACTCAAG gATATAGAGTTTGTGCGTAACAAAATTGAGGACCTTGAGAAGTCAATGAAGAGAAGCAACGATAAGCAGCTGAAAATTGAGCATGAATTATGTGAGAAG GTCAAAGCCCATCTCGAAGATGGAAAAGATGTCCGCTTTGGAGATTGGAAAAGTGCTGACATTGAGATCTTGAATACCTTCCAGCTACTGACAGCTAAGCCGGTTGTCTATTTG gTGAACATGAGTGAAAAGGATTACCAGAGGAAAAAGAACAAGTTCCTGCCTAAGATACATGCTTG GGTGCAAGAACATGGTGGTGAAACTATTATTCCTTTTAGCTGTGCTTTTGAAAGGAACCTAGCTGATATGCCGCAGGATGAAGCTGCTAAATATTGTGCTGAAAACCAAATAACAAG TGTGATCTCAAAAATTATCAAGACTGGTTTTGCAGCAATCCAtcttatatacttttttaCTGCTGGCCCTGATGAG GTAAGGTGCTGGCAGATCAGGCGCCAAACTAAAGCACCTCAAGCTGCTGGTACAATTCACACTGATTTTGAGAGAGGCTTCATATGCGCGGAG GTAATGAAGTTTGAGGATCTAAAAGAACTGGGCAGTGAATCTGCTGTGAAG GCTGCTGGAAAGTACAGGCAGGAAGGGAAGACCTACGTGGTACAGGACGGGGACATCATCTTCTTTAAATTTAACGTGTCTGGAGGTGGAAAGAAGTGA